One window from the genome of Prochlorococcus marinus CUG1438 encodes:
- a CDS encoding YjbQ family protein, which translates to MEQIFSELKFLTNGEGFVDITQDINLFIKKNNFHSGIFNLTSLHTSCSLTINENADPNVLRDLKKYMQSIVPYESYLSLSKNREEISYKHYQEGADDMPAHIKTSLTNTCLSLSFQDGKIMLGTWQAVYLWEHRFDQKERIINVHIIGEKK; encoded by the coding sequence ATGGAACAAATATTCTCAGAATTAAAATTTTTAACCAATGGTGAGGGTTTTGTTGACATAACACAAGATATAAATTTATTCATTAAAAAGAATAATTTTCATTCCGGAATTTTCAATTTAACTTCACTTCATACCAGTTGCAGCTTAACTATTAATGAAAACGCAGATCCAAATGTTCTAAGAGACCTAAAAAAATATATGCAATCAATAGTTCCATATGAGTCCTATTTATCCTTATCAAAAAATAGAGAAGAAATATCCTATAAACATTATCAAGAGGGGGCTGATGATATGCCAGCACATATTAAAACATCCCTAACAAACACTTGTTTATCTCTAAGTTTTCAAGACGGTAAAATCATGCTTGGTACATGGCAGGCAGTTTATTTATGGGAACATAGATTTGATCAAAAGGAAAGAATTATAAACGTTCATATAATTGGTGAAAAAAAGTAA
- a CDS encoding inorganic diphosphatase — translation MANLNQPPSRVTPNLLHILNAFTDGSNTTVNTIVELNSNTINKYELITETGHLKLDRVGYSSLAYPFAYGCIPRTWDEDGDPLDIEIVSVTEPLIPGSIVEARIIGVMKFDDGGEVDDKVIAVLADDKRMDHILSFEDLGEHWLKETKYYWEHYKDLKKPGTCTVNGFFGIDEALKVIKDCENRYKKEIDPRLVN, via the coding sequence ATGGCAAATCTTAATCAACCCCCAAGTAGGGTTACACCGAATTTATTGCATATACTAAATGCTTTCACTGATGGCTCAAATACAACAGTTAATACTATTGTTGAATTAAATTCAAATACGATAAATAAATATGAATTAATTACAGAAACGGGCCACCTTAAACTTGATAGGGTCGGTTATTCTTCACTTGCTTATCCTTTTGCTTATGGATGTATACCAAGGACATGGGATGAAGATGGAGATCCACTTGATATCGAAATTGTTAGCGTAACTGAACCGTTGATTCCTGGATCAATTGTGGAGGCAAGGATCATTGGAGTGATGAAATTTGATGATGGTGGAGAGGTCGATGATAAGGTGATAGCAGTTCTGGCAGATGATAAAAGAATGGATCATATTTTAAGTTTTGAAGATCTTGGAGAGCATTGGTTAAAAGAAACAAAGTATTATTGGGAACATTACAAAGATCTAAAAAAACCTGGGACTTGTACTGTAAATGGTTTTTTTGGAATAGACGAAGCTCTTAAAGTGATTAAAGATTGTGAAAATAGATATAAAAAAGAAATTGACCCTAGATTAGTAAATTAA
- a CDS encoding GTP-binding protein gives MSKNLLPVTIISGFLGSGKTTLLNHILKNQVGIKTAVLVNEFGEIGIDNDLIIKGSEDMIELNNGCICCSINDELISTVSKVLEKAENIDYLIVETTGLADPLPVAMTFAAGDLREKLRLDSIITVVDGENFDFEINNTSVAYSQILYGDIILLNKSDLANEEQLKKIEKFISNIKKEPRILRSTNSEVALQTILSVGLFETDTFQFERGKEKIVGNQKEHASHSHDHSSHSHDHSSHSHDHSSHSHDHSSHSHDHSSHSHDLSNNIEGFTSVSYETFEPFSLRKFQYFLDNQLSQNVFRAKGILWFMESDRKHIFHLSGKRFSLDDEEWTKDKSNKIVLIGKNLDHQTIKNQLSSCRFNSK, from the coding sequence ATGTCTAAAAATTTGTTGCCAGTTACGATTATTAGTGGATTCTTAGGTTCTGGGAAAACCACACTCCTTAATCATATTTTAAAAAATCAAGTCGGTATTAAAACAGCTGTTTTAGTTAATGAATTTGGAGAGATCGGCATAGATAATGACTTAATAATAAAGGGTTCAGAAGATATGATCGAATTAAATAATGGATGTATATGTTGCTCAATCAATGACGAATTAATAAGTACAGTATCCAAAGTTTTAGAAAAAGCTGAAAACATAGACTATTTAATTGTTGAGACAACTGGGCTAGCTGATCCATTACCAGTAGCCATGACTTTTGCGGCTGGTGATCTTAGAGAAAAATTAAGATTAGATTCGATCATCACTGTTGTTGATGGAGAAAATTTTGATTTTGAAATTAATAATACTAGTGTCGCCTATTCTCAAATTTTATATGGAGATATCATTCTTCTTAATAAATCTGATTTGGCAAATGAAGAACAATTAAAGAAAATAGAAAAGTTCATAAGCAACATAAAAAAAGAACCAAGGATCTTGAGATCAACAAATAGTGAGGTTGCACTTCAAACAATACTAAGCGTAGGTTTATTTGAGACAGATACTTTCCAATTCGAGAGGGGTAAAGAAAAGATAGTAGGAAATCAAAAAGAACATGCTTCCCATTCACATGATCACTCCTCCCATTCACATGATCACTCGTCTCATTCACATGATCACTCGTCCCATTCACATGATCACTCGTCCCATTCACATGATCACTCCTCCCATTCACATGATTTGAGCAATAATATCGAAGGATTTACATCAGTTTCTTATGAGACATTTGAACCATTTTCCTTAAGGAAGTTTCAATATTTTTTAGATAATCAATTATCACAAAATGTATTTAGAGCAAAAGGGATATTATGGTTTATGGAAAGTGATAGAAAACACATTTTTCACTTATCTGGGAAACGGTTCTCTCTTGATGATGAAGAATGGACAAAAGATAAATCAAACAAGATAGTTTTAATTGGTAAAAACTTAGATCATCAAACTATTAAAAATCAACTTTCATCATGTAGATTTAATTCAAAATAG
- a CDS encoding YajQ family cyclic di-GMP-binding protein, with protein sequence MAESFSFDVISDFERQELVNTLDQVKREISQRYDLKGTDSIVVLDKENIFITTNSELTLNAINDIIRQKSIKRNLSLKIFDYGEIEIVSGNKIKQTILLKQGIKQEIAKKISKNIRDQIKKINVSINGETLRVTSKSKNDLQLAIKLLSELEESLNIPLKANNFR encoded by the coding sequence ATGGCAGAAAGCTTTTCATTTGATGTGATTTCTGATTTTGAGAGACAGGAATTAGTTAATACTTTAGATCAAGTAAAAAGGGAAATCTCTCAGCGTTACGATCTGAAAGGAACAGATTCGATAGTTGTTTTAGATAAAGAAAATATTTTTATTACCACTAATAGTGAACTAACCTTAAATGCGATAAATGACATAATTCGACAAAAATCAATAAAAAGAAATTTATCTTTAAAGATTTTTGACTATGGAGAAATTGAGATAGTGAGTGGAAACAAAATTAAGCAGACCATCCTTTTAAAACAAGGCATTAAACAAGAGATAGCAAAAAAAATCAGTAAAAATATTAGAGATCAAATTAAAAAAATTAATGTAAGTATCAATGGAGAAACGCTCAGGGTGACAAGTAAGAGCAAAAATGATCTTCAATTAGCAATTAAGCTTCTTAGTGAATTGGAAGAGTCTTTGAACATTCCTCTAAAGGCTAATAACTTTAGGTAA
- a CDS encoding 4a-hydroxytetrahydrobiopterin dehydratase has translation MEPYLLQDEELKELVVKIPYWEIKSEQIQREFNFANFIEAFSFMTKVALICEKHNHHPNWENVYSRVVIRLNTHDLGGITNLDQTLASEINKIFDK, from the coding sequence ATGGAACCTTACCTTTTACAAGATGAAGAATTGAAGGAATTAGTTGTAAAAATACCTTACTGGGAAATTAAATCTGAACAAATCCAAAGAGAATTTAACTTCGCTAATTTTATTGAAGCATTCTCATTTATGACAAAGGTAGCTTTAATCTGTGAAAAACATAATCATCACCCTAATTGGGAAAATGTTTATTCAAGAGTAGTAATTAGATTAAATACACATGATTTGGGGGGCATTACAAATTTGGATCAAACATTAGCTTCAGAAATTAACAAAATTTTCGATAAATAA
- a CDS encoding carboxypeptidase M32 → MAETQWNKLGAYLKETQILGSIQNTLYWDQNTGMPKKGASWRSEQLTYIAKVLHERNSSEEFSNLIQSARNELLDIERNSDNQLFIKEKERNINLLLKEFNRERNLDPKLVESLAKAKSKGYESWQEAKKKSDFKIFLPFFEELIKLRIEESKQISDQYSPWETLAQPFEPELTLKWLNKMFQPLKETIPDLIRGINQSKKNYWDLGPKSQQILCSKLLDEFGRDKDLVIVGKSPHPFSITLGPNDYRITTRIVEGEPLSSFLATAHEWGHSIYEQGLPSQSHQWFAWPLGQATSMGIHESQSLFWENRIVKSKSFSKRFFKKFAAVGCSLNDYLELWKSINHVEPGLNRVEADELTYGLHILIRTELEIDLIEKGLPAEDIPEEWNKRYDQLLGVKPSNDSEGCLQDVHWSEGAFGYFPSYLLGHLISAQISSQMEKDIGLIDKLIEKGEYQKIIFWLRNNIHKYGRSVNSMDLVKTVTNEELSPNYFINHLRSKINNIF, encoded by the coding sequence TTGGCTGAAACTCAATGGAATAAGCTGGGGGCTTATCTTAAGGAAACTCAAATATTAGGGTCAATCCAAAATACACTTTATTGGGATCAGAATACTGGAATGCCTAAAAAAGGAGCTTCTTGGAGATCTGAACAACTTACTTATATTGCGAAAGTATTGCATGAGAGAAATTCTTCGGAAGAATTTTCTAACTTAATACAATCTGCTAGAAATGAATTATTAGATATTGAACGAAATTCCGATAATCAACTTTTTATTAAAGAGAAGGAAAGAAATATTAATCTTTTATTAAAGGAATTTAATAGAGAAAGAAATTTAGATCCTAAATTAGTTGAGTCTTTAGCAAAGGCAAAATCCAAAGGTTATGAAAGTTGGCAAGAGGCTAAGAAAAAATCTGATTTTAAAATTTTTCTTCCATTCTTTGAAGAATTAATTAAATTGCGGATTGAAGAATCGAAACAAATATCTGATCAATATTCTCCATGGGAGACACTAGCCCAACCCTTTGAGCCTGAATTGACTTTGAAGTGGTTGAATAAGATGTTTCAACCATTGAAGGAAACTATTCCAGATTTGATTAGAGGAATTAATCAGTCAAAAAAAAATTATTGGGATCTAGGTCCCAAATCTCAACAAATTTTGTGTTCTAAATTACTTGATGAGTTTGGGAGAGATAAAGATCTCGTTATTGTCGGTAAATCTCCTCACCCTTTTTCAATTACATTAGGGCCCAATGATTATAGGATTACAACAAGAATTGTTGAAGGTGAACCATTATCAAGTTTTCTAGCAACTGCACATGAGTGGGGTCATTCAATTTATGAGCAGGGTTTGCCATCTCAAAGTCATCAATGGTTTGCTTGGCCTTTAGGTCAAGCAACTTCTATGGGGATTCATGAAAGTCAATCTTTATTTTGGGAAAATAGAATAGTTAAATCCAAATCTTTTTCAAAAAGATTTTTTAAAAAATTTGCTGCTGTTGGATGTTCCTTAAATGATTATTTAGAACTCTGGAAATCTATTAATCATGTGGAACCAGGATTAAATAGGGTTGAAGCAGATGAATTGACCTATGGCTTGCACATATTAATAAGAACAGAACTCGAAATAGATCTGATTGAAAAAGGATTGCCTGCTGAAGATATTCCAGAGGAATGGAATAAAAGATATGATCAACTCCTAGGAGTAAAACCATCTAATGATTCAGAAGGCTGTCTTCAAGATGTTCACTGGAGTGAAGGTGCGTTTGGATATTTTCCTTCATATTTGTTAGGTCATCTTATAAGTGCACAAATATCTTCTCAAATGGAAAAGGACATTGGCTTGATAGATAAGTTAATCGAAAAAGGTGAATATCAAAAAATCATTTTTTGGTTAAGAAACAATATTCACAAATATGGGAGATCAGTTAATTCTATGGATTTGGTAAAAACAGTAACGAACGAAGAACTATCACCAAACTATTTTATTAATCATTTAAGGTCTAAAATTAATAATATTTTCTGA
- the xth gene encoding exodeoxyribonuclease III → MLIATWNVNSIRTRLTQIINWMNQVDPDILCLQETKVIDESFPFEPFEKLGYSVEVYGQKSYNGVAIISKTKAENVKKGFYGYTDSDQNIDIFQDQKRLISADIDGTKIINVYVPNGSSLDSDKFKYKINWLKYLASFLDEQENTGQLICLMGDFNIAPSNSDIHDPKKYEGGIMASKIERDALDNVLKGRLIDSFRIFEKNTGHWSWWDYRNNAYELNKGWRIDHIYISKELSSKLKSCVIDSSPRSNLRPSDHAPVMIDINLNDINEDFFEEDDNFFEI, encoded by the coding sequence TTGTTAATAGCAACTTGGAATGTTAACTCTATAAGAACCAGACTTACACAAATTATAAATTGGATGAATCAAGTCGATCCCGATATACTTTGTTTACAGGAAACAAAAGTGATAGATGAGAGTTTCCCATTTGAACCTTTCGAAAAATTAGGATATTCAGTGGAGGTGTACGGACAAAAGTCATACAATGGTGTTGCTATTATTTCTAAAACAAAAGCCGAAAATGTTAAAAAAGGATTCTACGGTTATACGGACTCTGATCAAAACATCGACATTTTCCAAGATCAAAAAAGATTAATTTCTGCCGATATTGATGGTACTAAGATCATAAATGTCTATGTACCTAACGGATCTTCACTAGACTCTGATAAGTTCAAATATAAAATTAATTGGTTAAAGTACTTGGCTTCGTTCTTGGATGAGCAAGAAAATACGGGACAATTAATTTGTCTGATGGGTGATTTTAATATTGCTCCGTCTAACTCAGACATTCATGATCCAAAGAAGTATGAAGGAGGAATTATGGCATCTAAGATAGAGAGGGATGCACTAGATAATGTTCTCAAAGGAAGATTAATAGATTCTTTTAGGATTTTCGAAAAAAACACTGGACATTGGAGTTGGTGGGATTACCGTAATAATGCATATGAATTAAATAAAGGTTGGAGAATAGATCATATCTACATCAGTAAAGAACTTTCATCAAAACTTAAAAGTTGCGTGATAGACAGCTCTCCCAGATCAAATTTACGCCCTAGCGATCATGCTCCAGTAATGATAGATATTAACTTAAACGACATAAATGAAGATTTTTTTGAGGAAGATGATAATTTTTTCGAAATATAA
- a CDS encoding prohibitin family protein: protein MSTSFKNVTPTGPGGTATLLIVLSFTGFLLLTQALFVVPSGQVAVVTTLGKVSGPSRRAGLNFKLPFIQSVYPFDIKTQVQPEKFETLTKDLQVIRATATVKYSVKPNEAGRIFATIASRNSDVYQKIVQPSLLKALKSVFSQYELETIATEFAVISEKVGDTVAQELNSFDYVDVKSLDLTGLEIAEEYRAAIEQKQIAGQQLLRAKTEVEIAEQEALRYETLNRSLDDQVLFKLFLDKWDGSTQVVPGLPGSEGGSPPVIVGGRR, encoded by the coding sequence ATGTCAACATCCTTTAAAAACGTCACGCCAACTGGACCTGGTGGAACAGCAACATTATTGATTGTATTATCCTTTACTGGCTTTCTTTTGCTGACCCAAGCTCTCTTCGTTGTCCCATCTGGACAAGTTGCAGTAGTCACTACACTAGGTAAAGTAAGTGGCCCCTCTAGAAGAGCTGGTTTAAACTTTAAACTTCCATTTATTCAGTCTGTATATCCATTTGATATTAAAACTCAAGTTCAACCAGAAAAATTTGAAACTTTAACTAAAGACCTTCAGGTTATCAGGGCGACAGCAACTGTTAAGTATTCAGTAAAACCCAACGAAGCAGGAAGGATTTTTGCAACAATAGCAAGTAGAAATAGCGATGTTTATCAAAAAATTGTTCAGCCATCTTTACTTAAAGCCCTGAAATCAGTTTTTTCTCAATATGAGCTAGAAACAATAGCTACTGAATTTGCTGTAATTTCTGAGAAAGTTGGTGATACTGTTGCTCAAGAACTTAATTCATTCGATTATGTAGATGTTAAAAGTTTGGATTTAACTGGATTAGAGATAGCTGAAGAATATAGAGCAGCTATTGAACAAAAGCAAATAGCTGGTCAGCAGTTACTAAGAGCTAAGACAGAAGTAGAAATTGCTGAACAAGAAGCACTTAGATATGAAACACTAAATAGAAGCCTCGACGATCAAGTGCTTTTCAAATTATTTCTTGATAAGTGGGACGGCAGTACTCAAGTTGTTCCTGGTCTACCAGGTTCAGAAGGAGGAAGTCCTCCAGTAATAGTAGGTGGTAGAAGATAA
- the larC gene encoding nickel pincer cofactor biosynthesis protein LarC, with translation MNDLLIECSPGISGDMLLGAFYDLGVPKEVIEQPLIDLGFKDLYHLKFIESKSCSIRGIKAKVENIERNPTKRDWRSIKEFILNGNLNENLKQLIYEVFESLAIAEGKVHGIKSEDVHFHEIGALDSLVDIIGVCAALNYLNPKKVYCNEPMLGKGFVQTEHGKLSVPPPAVIELISQKNIKVLSSFDSIEGELSTPTGIALLSNLVDHSHPPSRYSINSYGVGIGNLKFPFPNLVRVCKITSFGNSSINQQTNPKCEEISIQEAWIDDQSPEDISNFVEKLRIEGAHDVSYQSINMKKNRIGFYIQAILPIEKKEFFRRLWFDYSKTIGVRERIQSRWILLRRRGECLTTFGNIKVKQILKPDGSITMKPENDEVLRLKIEHKISTDEIRKIIKDSSKEFKAFENWK, from the coding sequence ATGAATGATCTTTTAATTGAATGTTCGCCAGGCATTTCTGGAGATATGTTGCTAGGAGCTTTTTATGATTTAGGGGTGCCTAAAGAAGTTATTGAACAACCGCTTATTGATCTTGGATTTAAGGATCTCTATCATCTAAAGTTTATAGAATCAAAAAGTTGTTCAATTCGAGGCATCAAGGCAAAGGTTGAGAATATTGAACGTAATCCTACTAAAAGAGATTGGAGAAGTATTAAAGAATTTATTTTAAATGGGAACTTAAATGAGAATTTAAAGCAATTAATTTATGAAGTATTTGAATCGTTAGCAATTGCCGAGGGAAAAGTTCATGGCATCAAATCTGAGGATGTTCATTTTCATGAAATTGGAGCTCTAGATTCACTAGTGGATATCATAGGAGTATGTGCTGCATTGAATTACTTAAACCCAAAGAAGGTTTATTGTAATGAACCAATGTTGGGGAAAGGTTTTGTACAAACTGAACATGGAAAATTATCAGTACCTCCCCCTGCTGTAATAGAGCTAATTAGCCAAAAGAACATAAAGGTTTTATCAAGTTTTGACTCGATAGAGGGCGAATTATCTACACCAACAGGAATTGCTTTACTTTCTAATTTAGTCGACCATTCGCACCCCCCTTCAAGATATTCAATTAATTCTTATGGAGTAGGCATTGGTAACCTAAAATTTCCATTCCCTAATTTGGTAAGAGTTTGTAAAATTACATCATTTGGGAACTCTTCTATTAATCAACAAACCAATCCAAAATGTGAAGAGATATCTATTCAAGAAGCATGGATTGACGACCAATCCCCTGAAGATATATCTAATTTTGTAGAGAAATTGAGAATTGAGGGGGCTCACGATGTTTCTTATCAATCTATAAATATGAAAAAAAATAGAATTGGGTTTTATATTCAAGCAATCTTACCAATAGAGAAAAAAGAATTTTTTAGGCGATTATGGTTTGATTATTCCAAGACTATTGGAGTTCGCGAGAGAATCCAATCGAGGTGGATTTTACTAAGAAGGAGAGGAGAATGTTTGACGACTTTTGGCAATATAAAAGTTAAACAGATTTTGAAGCCTGATGGATCGATAACTATGAAACCAGAAAACGATGAAGTTTTGAGATTGAAAATTGAGCATAAAATATCAACTGACGAAATAAGAAAAATAATAAAAGACTCAAGTAAAGAATTTAAGGCATTTGAAAACTGGAAATGA
- the hemL gene encoding glutamate-1-semialdehyde 2,1-aminomutase — MTDILNCTKSEEIFSAAQELMPGGVSSPVRAFKSVGGQPIVFDRVKGPFAWDIDGNRYIDYIGSWGPAICGHAHPEVTTALQEAIEKGTSFGAPCVLENKLAEMVIDAVPSVEMVRFVNSGTEACMAVLRLMRAFTGRDKVIKFDGCYHGHADMFLVKAGSGVATLGLPDSPGVPRTTTANTLTAPYNDLEAVKKLFSENPDAISGVILEPIVGNAGFIKPEPGFLEGLRELTTENGSLLVFDEVMTGFRISYGGAQEKFGVTPDLTTLGKVIGGGLPVGAYGGKKEIMSMVAPSGPVYQAGTLSGNPLAMTAGIKTLELLKQEGTYEKLEATTSRLIEGIIQSAENNGISINGGNVSAMFGFFLCDGPVRNFDEAKTNDAELFGKLHREMLQRGIYLAPSPFEAGFTSLSHSEEEIDKTIEAFDQSFNAIKK; from the coding sequence GTGACTGATATATTAAATTGCACCAAATCTGAAGAAATTTTCTCCGCTGCCCAAGAATTAATGCCCGGAGGAGTGAGTTCTCCAGTAAGAGCCTTCAAGTCTGTTGGTGGTCAACCAATTGTTTTTGATAGAGTCAAAGGTCCCTTTGCTTGGGATATTGATGGAAATAGATATATTGACTACATAGGCAGTTGGGGACCTGCTATATGTGGCCACGCCCACCCTGAAGTTACAACAGCATTGCAAGAAGCTATTGAGAAAGGCACCAGTTTTGGAGCTCCATGCGTTTTAGAGAATAAACTTGCTGAGATGGTAATAGATGCTGTTCCATCTGTAGAAATGGTTAGATTTGTTAATAGTGGAACTGAAGCCTGTATGGCTGTATTAAGGCTGATGAGAGCATTTACTGGAAGAGATAAAGTTATTAAATTTGACGGATGTTATCACGGCCATGCTGATATGTTTTTGGTAAAAGCAGGGTCGGGGGTAGCCACTTTAGGATTACCAGACTCTCCAGGTGTTCCCCGAACTACAACTGCCAATACACTTACTGCTCCTTACAATGATCTTGAAGCAGTAAAAAAATTATTTTCTGAAAATCCTGATGCCATTTCAGGGGTGATTCTTGAGCCCATTGTTGGGAATGCTGGATTTATTAAACCTGAGCCTGGATTCTTAGAAGGCTTAAGAGAATTAACAACTGAAAATGGATCTTTATTAGTTTTTGATGAAGTAATGACTGGTTTCAGAATAAGTTATGGAGGAGCTCAAGAAAAATTTGGAGTTACTCCTGATTTAACCACACTTGGAAAAGTTATTGGTGGAGGATTGCCTGTTGGAGCTTATGGAGGCAAAAAAGAAATAATGTCAATGGTAGCCCCTTCCGGACCTGTCTATCAGGCAGGAACTTTGAGCGGTAACCCACTCGCAATGACTGCTGGAATAAAAACTCTTGAACTACTTAAGCAAGAAGGAACCTACGAGAAACTAGAGGCAACAACCTCAAGATTAATTGAAGGGATAATTCAGTCTGCAGAGAATAATGGAATTTCTATTAATGGTGGAAATGTAAGTGCTATGTTTGGGTTTTTCTTATGCGATGGTCCGGTTAGAAATTTTGACGAAGCCAAAACAAACGATGCTGAATTATTTGGCAAGTTGCATAGAGAAATGCTTCAACGGGGTATTTATCTGGCCCCAAGTCCCTTTGAAGCTGGTTTCACATCACTTTCGCATAGCGAAGAAGAAATTGATAAAACTATTGAGGCTTTTGATCAATCTTTCAATGCTATAAAGAAATAA
- a CDS encoding DNA recombination-mediator protein A, which yields MSRSLDLPATEGVDALAQELAKLQDNGKRRIAFLGSRHVPVVDVHLIELIARSLAEEGHNILTSGSQGVNAAVIRAVLDINPSLLTVLLPQSLDRQIPEIKDQLERVIHLVEKSENDELPLPLASSLCNQEIISRCDQLICFAFHDSETLLNSCRCAEEMGKMVSLLFFD from the coding sequence TTGAGTCGCTCTTTAGATCTACCAGCAACAGAAGGCGTTGATGCATTAGCTCAAGAACTCGCAAAACTCCAAGATAATGGGAAAAGGAGGATTGCTTTTTTGGGGAGCAGACATGTACCTGTCGTCGACGTCCATTTGATTGAGTTGATAGCAAGGTCCTTAGCAGAAGAAGGGCATAACATCCTTACATCTGGCTCTCAAGGGGTTAATGCAGCGGTTATTCGGGCAGTTTTAGATATTAATCCATCATTATTGACTGTTTTATTACCTCAAAGTCTTGATAGACAAATACCTGAAATTAAAGATCAACTTGAAAGGGTCATACATTTGGTAGAAAAAAGTGAAAATGATGAATTGCCCTTGCCACTTGCCAGTAGTCTTTGTAATCAAGAAATAATTTCAAGGTGTGATCAATTAATATGCTTTGCCTTTCACGATAGTGAAACCTTGTTAAATAGTTGTAGATGTGCAGAAGAGATGGGGAAAATGGTTAGTTTGTTATTTTTTGATTAA
- a CDS encoding iron ABC transporter permease — protein sequence MKILITGFKKAVSELKILYIISFFVALLVIIPISNFLLEGIVFIISGNLSLGIAGGEEVFGTLKVLALTSLFGGGLGTLNGWLLSNCDFKFRRVIRICQLVPLAAPAYLITAVLQDLGSIFGYQVTGLWWGVLILSISTYPYVFILANESFNKFGVNQINVSRGLGVGPWRSFFKIALPMAFPSLITGISLMCMEVMNELGTFALLNIPSISTGITENWIIEGNPKSATGLSLVALIIIFTLIIFEKFSRRKSKRWSENPASQDSQGWELKRTRAFLAITISLFPPIFSFGIPCFWVLLNIDQIQKGLSIEIVTLSLRTISLGLFTAVITMLFSLIISLAKRPNKSFLIELITNLAGIGYAIPGTVLALSLISISSSKFNLIAICLLIWGYIVRFLTISKGSIDSSLERISPSLDEAALGLGENWLGIIKRIHLPLLQGPIFVGSLLVFVDTIKELPITFILRPFDFDTLAVRIYQYAGDERIVEAILPAILVMTLGFIASITLIPSLEKKN from the coding sequence TTGAAAATACTTATTACAGGATTTAAAAAAGCAGTATCAGAATTAAAAATTCTATATATCATTTCGTTTTTTGTTGCACTCTTAGTAATTATTCCAATATCCAATTTTCTTTTAGAAGGGATTGTTTTCATAATTAGTGGGAATTTATCATTAGGTATTGCAGGAGGAGAAGAGGTATTTGGTACTTTAAAAGTTTTAGCTCTCACAAGTTTATTTGGTGGAGGCTTAGGAACCTTGAATGGATGGTTACTTTCAAATTGCGATTTCAAGTTCAGAAGAGTTATTCGTATATGTCAGCTTGTTCCACTAGCTGCCCCAGCATATCTAATAACAGCTGTTCTACAGGATTTAGGAAGTATTTTTGGGTATCAAGTAACTGGGTTATGGTGGGGAGTTTTAATACTTTCGATTTCTACTTATCCATATGTATTCATTCTTGCTAACGAAAGTTTTAATAAATTTGGAGTAAATCAAATCAATGTTAGTAGGGGATTAGGAGTTGGGCCATGGAGGAGCTTCTTTAAAATCGCTTTACCAATGGCGTTTCCATCACTCATAACAGGAATAAGTTTAATGTGTATGGAAGTAATGAATGAGCTCGGGACTTTTGCATTATTAAATATTCCTAGTATTTCTACAGGCATCACCGAGAATTGGATAATCGAAGGCAATCCAAAAAGTGCTACTGGATTATCTTTGGTAGCCCTAATAATAATTTTCACTTTAATTATTTTCGAAAAATTCTCAAGAAGAAAATCAAAGAGGTGGAGCGAAAATCCCGCGTCACAAGATTCTCAAGGATGGGAGTTAAAAAGAACTAGGGCTTTTTTGGCAATAACCATATCCTTATTTCCTCCAATTTTCTCTTTTGGAATTCCGTGTTTTTGGGTTCTGCTAAATATCGATCAAATTCAAAAAGGGTTGTCTATAGAAATAGTTACCCTATCCTTAAGGACTATTAGTCTGGGACTTTTTACTGCAGTAATAACAATGTTATTCTCCTTAATAATTTCCTTAGCAAAACGTCCAAATAAAAGTTTTTTAATAGAACTAATAACAAACCTTGCAGGGATCGGTTACGCAATCCCAGGTACAGTATTAGCTTTATCTTTGATAAGTATTTCTTCTTCAAAATTCAATTTAATCGCTATTTGCTTACTAATTTGGGGTTATATTGTCCGTTTTTTAACAATTTCTAAGGGTTCTATTGATTCAAGTCTTGAGAGAATTTCTCCTAGTCTTGATGAAGCCGCACTTGGACTAGGAGAAAATTGGCTAGGAATCATAAAAAGAATTCACCTACCTCTACTCCAGGGACCAATATTCGTGGGATCACTTTTAGTTTTTGTAGATACCATAAAAGAATTACCCATAACATTTATTTTAAGACCATTCGATTTCGATACATTAGCTGTGAGAATATATCAATATGCTGGGGATGAAAGAATAGTCGAAGCAATATTACCAGCAATTCTTGTCATGACTTTAGGCTTTATTGCATCAATAACACTGATACCAAGTTTAGAGAAAAAAAACTAA